GGGGGCTTGCCCTATGCCAGTCAGTTAAGGGGGATATTGAATCTGTGGCGAGGGGGGGGTCAGCTGTGTTGCGCAGTTTTTGGTATGGCCACGTTATCCAGCATCCGGTTCACCGCCAGTTCTGCCAGCATGACGATCTGTTGAATCGCCATCACCGTGTGCCGGTGCGGCCCTTCCAGATACCCCGCAATATCACTCGCCATCACACTGGCCTGGGCCAACGATTCACAGGTGTGGGCCAACAGGTCTTCGTCTTTGATATCCGGCGCAACCATGTACATCGTGCTCGGCTTGCGGGCCACGGGTGATTTGAGGGCGGATGGGTTGAGATAGTGGTCGAGCGCGCGGTTAGCGGCGTCGTGGAATTTTTTTGAATCAGCAGATTCGTAAGGGGAAACGTTGTCGGTTTCTGGGGGATTTGGGGTTGCTTTGAACATGGTTACACCTCTGGGATGAAATGGAGCCACTTCCAAATTGCCGCGATGCAATTTGGGGTGGCAGCTGTACGCGGGTTCGCGGACCGATCCCTGAGGCTTGCTCGGCATACCCGAAGGTATCCCGCGCACAGTCGCCATGACACGAAACGACAGACACCCAAAAGTGTTGTAGTTCGGTGGAGCGATTATGCCTCAAGAATCGAGCCGCGACGCCCGGTCGCTGAATTGTCAGCGACGGACAAAGGCTAGAGACGCAGCGTCCGACGGGCAACCTGAAAAACATGTGGGAAGGTTCTGATGTTTTTACTGATCAATAAACATCGCTGTCTGTAAGGCCGCCATCGCGGGCAAGCTCCCACAGTGGAGAGGCGTGCACCCGCCCCTCACCACTCAACAGGCCGAGCGTTAGCTTGCCTGCAGCTTTTGATCTGGCTTTTGATTTTGATCCACCCGCCCCTTCGGGAGGCTGAGAGGAGGTGTTCATCTGGGGATTGGCGCGCAGCGCCGTTCGACGCAGTCGAACCCATCGCATGTAGGTCGTAGCGAAGCAGACCGTAGGGCGATGCCCCCAGATGGATACCGGAGCGAAGGAACGCCGAGCCTCAGCGAGGGGCCGGACGCTTGGGGCGAGACCTTTTGGTTCCTTTTGGGGCGTTTGCCAAAAGGGACTCGCCGTAAGGGCGAAACCATAAGCCGCCGTTACCGCAGAAATGGATATGTACACCAATGAAACAGCGTACACCCGAAAAAACTCAGTGCGCAGTAAGCCGCCGCACACCAGCATTACCAGGCGACAACGCCAACGCCACCTGCGTGCGGTTATGCATATGCGTCAACCGCAACACCTGCGACACATAAAGCTTCACCGTGTTCTCGGTAATCCCCAACTCACAGGCAATCTGATAATTGGTCTGCCCCTTGCCCACCAACCGCGCCACTTCCAACTGCCGCGGCGACAGCTGATTGAAAACCGCCGGCATCTCCACCCGCGCCACCTCACTGACTCCGTCAGCCGAATCAGATAAAGGCATCGAGGACGGTCCCCGACGAACCTTGTCCAGATCCTGATACAGCTCGTCGATCGACTCACAAAGGTACTGCAACTTCTGACTCAAATGCCCCAACTGCAGGTTTTTTTGCCGCTCCTGCAAGACCACCTCCTGGCGCTGCAAACCTTCAAGCAACTCCGCCAGATCTATCGGTTTCTGATAGTAGTCAGCAAACCCGGCGCGCAATGCCTTGATCACATCCTGCTTGTCTGCGCGACCGGTGAGCATGATCGCCTCGAACGCCCGGTGCTTGCCGGACAGCTGTTGCAACGTCTGGACGAGCTGAATGCCATCCATGTCAGGCAGCTGCAAATCACAGAGCACCAGACCGATATCCTCATACTCATTGAAACGCTCGATCGCCTGCTTGCCGGACTGACAAGGAACACAGCGATAACCATTGCGCTCGATGAACTCGCACAGCTCTTCGACAATCAATGGTTCGTCATCGACCACAAGGACTTTTATTGCCGAGATACGCTTGTTCACGTGTCACTCCATGCCAAGTCTGGCTTGACCGTTCCTGAACCCACGACCCATAGGCTGTACAACAACTGTTGTTGAAAGTAGACGCACTTTCCAACTATGTACATAGAACGAGTGGCGCCCGGCGACTAATGCATCCAGACCAGAGTGAGCAACATGCCCACCAGTACGAACGGCGCAAAGGGCTGCTTTTTTGACGTTCCAGGTCCCAGGTAACGAAGACGATCTCTAAGCCCCTGCCCCATATACAGCCAGAGTCTTGGCGCCAACAGCAGCCAGAACACACTGGCCAATCCGGCGCCGATGAAACCGCCGAGCAGGTGCATACCGTCCGTCGCAAGGCCCAGCGTCGCCATCAGTTTCACGTCGCCCGCCCCCAGACGTTTCAATGCATAACCGGGCAAGGTGAAGGCCAGTGCCAACAACAAAGCCCAGCCGCCCTGTACCGCCTCGGCCCCCAACCATGTGGTGCCTGTCCACAATAGATACGTCAGCGCCAGTACACCCGCACCAAGGGTCAGGCCATTGGCGATGTGCCGCTCTCGGACATCCTGTGCTGCGCAAAGCGTCAGCCAGATCAGTAGGACAAAGTTCTGCATCCGGTAAAAAACGTCCGTTTTGGCTGAATGATTCTATGCTGATACTACGTCGTGATGGTCAGGGTAGACGCACTCATGAAAACAGGCCTCCCCCGCAAACAAAAAGGTGCCGTGGCGATTGAGTTCGCTTTGGTGTTCATCATCTTTTTCGCCGTGTTTTATGGGTTGGTCAGTTACAGCCTGCCGCTGTTGCTGATGCAATCATTCAATCAATCGACGGCCGAAGCGGTGCGCCGCAGTGTGGCGCTGGACCCGAGCACCGCCAATTACGACACCGCCGTCAGAAACATAGCAACTACCGAACTGACCCGGCAGCTGGCCTGGATTCCTGCCGCGCTGAACTTCAATGTGGCCACCGACGCCAGCGCCACCTACACCGGTGGGGTGCTGACGGTCACCATCAACTACCCCACCAGTAAACTGAATCAAGTCCTGCCGTTTTTGGTGCTGCCGGGGATCGGCTCGGTGCCCAATCTGCCGGCGACCCTTACCGCCCGATCGAGCCTGCAATTTTGAGTTCCGGAGACAAGCTCTTCGGGCGCCTGCTCAATCGCCAACCGCCACAGCCCTCGAACAGTGCGGACACGCCGAGCGTGCAACGTTTCGGTTTGCAGCTGCATCTGAATGACGAGGGCCGAGTGATTCAACTGAGCGGCCCCCTGCGGCATCTGCTGGCGCAACAAATGCCCGGCGCACAGGCACCGCATCTGCTCGATTACCTCATGCCCCATAGCGGCCTGTCGGTCGAAGGCGCGCCTGCCGAGTGGCAGGGACAGAGTCTGGACCTGGATTTTTTCAGCCTCGGCGAACAACCTCTGCATCTGCGTGGCTGGGTACAGCCGTTGGGCGAAAACTGGTTGTTGCAGTTGATCGACATCGGCGACCTGCTGCTCGAACGCCGACAAGCGCGCAGCCGCGAACAATGTCAGTTGCTCGCGGCGCAGATCAGCGAACAGTTGCGCCTGTGCAGCCTGACACGCTTGCCCGAGGTGCTGGTGGAGCAACTGCAAGGCCTGGCCCAGCGTTTTCAGATCCCGTGCATCGCCATGGCCTTGCTCGACGAACAGGCAGAGGGTTGGCTGATCCACCAGCATTACGCGGCCTTCGATGCACCCGGGTTGTGGGAAATCGATCAACGCCTGGGGACCGGCCTCGACAGTTTGAATGGCTCCGCCCCCCAACAACTGATCCCCAGCGAACACCCGCGCCTGCAAGGCATCTTCGGCAATGCCGAAGGGTTCGCCGTGCCTTACCACAATGCCTTGGGCGTGGTCGCCTGGTTGCTCTGTGGTTTCTACCCGGTGCAACAGCGTGCCCCCGACCTGAGCGAGCGCGACTGGTTACAACTCACTGCGGCCCTGGCCGGCCCGCTGCTTGAGCGCTTGCGCGAGCATCAGCACCATCTGCAACTGGAGCGGCTGGAGTCTCTGCAAGCCTTGCTCGGCACCGGTTGGTGGGAGGTCTTCAGCGACACCGCCGAGGTGCAATTGGCGCCGTCGCTGGCCAGTACGCTGAACCTTGCGAACACTCGTTTGCCGCTGCACGACTGGCTCGAACAGATCCACCCCGCCGACCGTGAAGAGCTGACGATGCGCCTGCAAACCTTGCAGGACGAAGGCACGCCGTTGCTGCTGTGCGTGCGCCTGCATCGCCCCGACGCGGTGCAAACGTCGATTTGGTATCGACTGCAAGGGCAAGCACTGGGCCTCGGCAGAAACCGGCGGCTGGTGGGCTTCATGCTCGACATCAGCGACATCAAAAATCAGCAGCAGAACGCCGCTGCCGCCCATGCCCGGCTGGACAACCTGATCGCCAGTTCACCGGCGGTGATCTACGTGCAGCGCTATGTCGAAGGTGCGTTGCAACCGACATTTTTCAGCGACAGCCTGTTGCCGCTGCTCGGTTGGTCGCTCGCCGATTGTGCCGCCGGCGCGCTGGTGGAACGGGTCCATCCCGAGGACCGCGACCGCTATTTCGAACGCACCCGGCAACTGCTGCGCGAAGGTTCGGTGCGTGCCCGTTATCGGCTGCGCGACAGCCGCGGCGATTACCACTGGCTGCTCGACGAAGCCAAACTGCTGCGCGACGATCTCGGGCTGCCGGTGGAAGCCGTGGGGCTGTGGCTGGATGTCACCGAAGCGACCCTGGCCGCCGAGAAAGTAAAACAGAGTGAAGAGCGCTATCGGATCCTGGTGGAAGATTCCCCGGCGATGATCTGCCGCTACCTTCCTGACCTGACGTTGACCTTCGGCAATCGCCCGCTGGCGACCTATCTGGAATGCCAGCCCGAGCAATTGCCGGGGGTGAACCTGGGCAGCTGGATGTCGCCGGTACAGCGCGAAGCGTTCCTCCAGCGCCTCAGTCGACTGAGCCCGGAGTTCCCGGTCAGCACCGCGCAAATCAACCTGCAACTGCCGGGACGGGAACACGCCTGGTGGGTCTGGTCGGATCGCGGAGTGTTCGACGAGCAGGGTCGCTTGCTGGAGATTCAAGCCGTGGGCCGCGACAACACCGAGGTCCGGCGCGCCCAGCAACAACTCACCCAGAGCGCGAAAATGGCCACCCTCGGCGAAATGGCCACCGGGCTGGCCCATGAAATCAATCAGCCGCTGAACGTGATGCGCATGGCCATCGTCAATGTGCTCAAGCGTCTGAGCAATGGCGATGTGCAAATCGATTACCTGACAGACAAACTCAACCGCATCGACGCGCAAGTCCAGCGCGCCGCGCGGGTGGTGGATCACATGCGGGTATTCGGTCGACGTTCAGAGATCGAGCAGCACCCGTTCAATCCGGCTCAAGCCATCGAGGGCACGCTGTCACTGCTGTCCGAAGGGATGCGCGGAAAAGGCGTCGAGCTGCGGGTCAGCGAGACCGGATTTGAAGTGCAAGTGCGCGGTTATGTCGATCAACTGGAACAGGTGCTGATCAATCTGATGGTCAATGCGCGGGATGCGCTGCTGAGCAAACGCGAGGCCGACCGAGAGTTCAAACCGTGGATTTCGGTGTATGCCGAACGTGATGAATACTCGGTGCGACTGTGGGTCGAGGACAACGGCGGCGGTATCGATCCACGGTTGCTGGAACGGATTTTCGAACCGTTCTTCACCACCAAACCGGTGGGCATCGGCACCGGGCTCGGGTTGTCGGTGAGTTACGGCATCGTCGAAAACATGGGCGGCAAGTTGAGTGTAAGAAACTCGACCGAGGGCGCGCGGTTTTGTATCGAGTTGCCGATTGCCACGGACAATCAGATCACCAGCGTCGCGCGCCCCGAATGACAGCTGAGATTGGCGCCGACGTCGACCTTGTTCAAATCGATCCCGAGGCTTAGCAGCAAGGTATTGATCAAGCTGTCGAGCAACGGGCTGAGCACGCTGTTGATCGCGCTGATCAGCAAGGTGGTGACGTTGCTCAGGATGGCTCCCAGACCGCTGACAAGACTGCCCGACGGGCCATACATGTCCACGTGAATGTTAAGCGGGGTGTCGAGCAGGTTGCTGACAATACTGCTGGTGGTGAACGAGTAGTAGAACGGTGGCTGATTGATTTCCGGCAGGCTGGTGGCAGGTGGTGCGGAATAGATATGGGAAATGTTGGCGTTCGCCGCCACGCTGGTGTCGGCAACGATATCGATGCCGCCACCGACGCCGGGCACACGCGGATCGCAGGTAATGGGCAAGAACAGCAGCCGGCGACAGGTTTTGATCCCGATATCGATCACCTTCAACGGCTGCACCATGACTGCCGGCGGCGTGGTGTTGCTGCCGAACATACTGGCCGCATCGATCCGGCCTATTTTCAGATTCACCAGCGACGTAGTGGTGTTGGTGGTCAGGGTCTTATTGGTGTTGCTGATGCAGCTGTAGGCCGTGACGTAACTGTTGGCACTGGCGACGTCCAGCGCAACGTCGAGCCGTATCGGCCCCGGCAACACCATAATGTCAGGCGTCTGGCAGGGCACGCCGATGGCACAGGTCAGTGAATTGAGCACCGCCACCAGGTCGAGATTGAGCAAGGCATTGAGGGTGTTGGTCAACGGTCCTGCCAGATCCGCCGCCGCATTGACCAGCGCCGCGATGGCGTCCAGCGCTGGCAAGTCGATCGACAGCAATGTGCGAACCTGCGCTGTTCTCACGTAGATCCGATTGGGTCCCAATGGATTCAGCGCCGCGTTTTTCGGGTTGCCGATTGCCGAGAGTTGCGGCGGTTCCAACACTTGCACCCGGGCCGTGATTTGCGCCAGCCCCGCCAGATTGATCGGCACCGTTGCCACCAGACCGTTGTTCTTGTTGGCCAGTTGCACGATGCCTTCGATCAGGTTGAACACACTCACCGTAGTCGCGAACGTTGAGATATCGCTACCGCTCTCGACGTGCAGCATATTGCCCAGCACCACGGTGGTCGAGCCAGCGGCAACCTTGAGTGCTTGCAGCCCGACGATGGTCGCCGTCGCGCCGAGAGTGCCGCCGGGGTCCAGCACATTGACGGCAGTCTGGATCAGTTGACTGACGGCCACCGAAGCGCCCAATACCTGGCCATACCCGGCGGCGCTGAGGCCAAGGTCGACCTTCAGCCGATCGAGGTAACTCAGCAGGCTGATGTTGGTGTTCACCAAACCGTTCCAGCCTGCCACGGACAGGTTCAGATTGCCGCCCAGTAAACCGCCGAACAGCCCATTGAGCGTGTCCGACTTGCTGCTATCGATGTTCAGCGCCGTCGTGCGGATGGTCAGCGATGCCAGCGGAGGTGGCAACGCTGCGACGGCGGTCGCGGTCAGGTTGAGGGTCGCCCCGGCTGGAGCACCGCCAAACACGGCGCCGATGCCACCGGCAAAACTCTGCGGGATCGAATGGCTGACGATCACCCGAATGGCTTCGCTGCTGCTCGGATCAGCCGTAAAAACCCGAAGATTATTGGCGTCCAGGGTCAAGGCGCCACAGGCGACCGTCAGGCTGCGCGTAGGGTCAGGAAGGGTGAAATTGTTGCGATTTGCGCTGGCGGTGGCGTAGGCGGTAGCGGTGGCACCTGTGGCGCAATCACCGTTACGCGTGGCAGCCTCCAGCGCGGCCATATCCGCCACCCGTTGCAAGCTGCGTTTTTCCAGGTACAGGCGGCCGCTGTCGACCACCAGCAGCAGGAACACCAAGGCCATGCCCAGAGCCAGCACCGCCATCAATCCGATCGCTCCCCGTTGCCGGGCCGGGCTATGAAACTGCAAGCAGGGAGACATGGCTCACTCCTTTGCCGGCGCACTGCCGCGGGCTACCTCCAACGATGTGAAGCAGTGTAGACAAGGGTCCGCCAGATTGCTGGCAACATGCTACTGCCGATGACAAAGAAACCATGAGGAGCGAGCCTGCTCGCGATGACGGCGGCACATCTGAAGTTGATGTGACTGACAGACCGCTATCGCGAGCAGGCTCGCTCCCACAGTGGATCGGTGGTGTTGGTTTAGTGTGGTGGATAGTTAGCCAATATCCGCGCGACCGTCTCGCGGATCGTATTGCTGCGGTCCTGTGGATTCGGTGTGCGGCTGAGCGTCTGCTCGTCGCTGCCGCGCCACACCAGTTTGCCGTCCTTGCCATCGAGCAGGTCGACCTGGATGGTCGCCACCTTGTAGCTGATGTTGCGGGTTTCGTTGTACATCGGCCCGCCCCAGTAGCCGTACCATGGGCCACCATAACCGCCGCCATAGTGGGTGGTCACCTGTTGCTGGCGATCTTCGACGATCAGGTAGGCCTGTACCTTCAGGTCCGAGCTGGCACCGGCGGCGGCCGGGCGCAAGCCGCGTTGATCCAGCTGATCAGCAACGGACTGACGGATGCGTTGTTCGGTCAGGTCACTCTTGATCCGTGGATCATCGGGACGGTATTGCACGGCGGGCTCTTTCCAGCTCCAGCTACGATAGGCGGCAAAGTCGCGGCTGGCATCGAAGTCATGATTGACCTGGTTGGCGGCGCAGGCAGTGAGCAGCGCGGCCATGGCCAGTAAAACGAGACGGCGGAACATGATTTTTCTCCGATTGAAGACATGATCCAGCGGGATGCTTCCTTTACAGGAAGCTAACTAGGAGGATACGCCGACATGGCCTTTTCGACAGCTTCGCGTATGGCATCGGCACGCTCGCTCTGGCTGCCCTGACTGCTGGTTTCGGCACTGGCACTCCATACCGGCTGGCCGGTGCTCGCGTCGAACAGATCGACGCGCACCACCACGACTTGTACCTGATAAGTGCGGATGACCGGCACCGTGTTGTACATGCCGTAACCGCTGCCGTAGCGGTTGTAACCGCCGTAACCGCCGCCGTAATAACCGCCGCCGTAACCATAGTCGTCCTGGACCTGACGCAAACGGGTTTCCAGATGCAAATCGGCGCTGACCCACAGGTCCGCCGGGCGGTTGTCGTGCAGTGGGCGTAAGCCGCGTTGATCGAGGGCATTGCTGACCGCTTCAGCTACCTGCTCCGAGTCGGCCCAGGCTGTGCCCGGTGGCAGGCGCCCGTTGAGCCAGGCCCAGCTGCGGTAGCGCCCGTAATCCCGTGGCGGCGCCGGGTAGGCGCTGCGATCGAAGGTGGTGGCGGCCTGAGGCGGTGCCGGCGGCAGGGGATTGGAGGTCGCGACATAAGGGTTGCTGCCCTGACAGGCCGCCAACCCGAGACAGATCACCAGCAACCCTGAACGACTTTTCATATTGCGCTCCGATCAGATCGGCCGACAGATCCAGTGCAAATAGCGCCCAAGCCCGGCGAAACTTGGGTGACGGCGGTGAGCCAGTTCCATTTCCAGCAAGTCCGGCAGTTCGACGCGGGCCTGGAATTCCACCGGCATGTAGTCGTAAAAAACCCGCACCCCACTCTGGGTTTCGACTTGCCACATGCTCTCAAGTTGCGCCGCCAGTTCCCGTGGATCCAGTGGCTGCTGTGGAGTCAGGCTCTGCTTCTCGCCGGCCATGTCGTTCTTGCGCATCTTGCGGAAATGACCCTTGAGCAGGTTGCGGTAGATCAACGCATCGCGGTTGTAGAACGCCAGGGACAACCAGCCGTCCGGCCTCGTCAACTGATGCAGTACCGGCAAAATCGCATGGGGTTCGGCCAGCCATTCCAGCACGGCGTGGCACAGCACCAGGTCGTAGGGTTCGGTGAGCTGACCGAGCAGGTCCTGCCACGGCGCCTGAATGAATGTCGCCGTCTGCCCGGCTTCGGCGAAGCGCTGACGGGCGCCTTCAAGCATCGGTTCGGCGGGCTCGGCGAGGGTCACCTGATGACCGCGCTCGGCCAGCCACAACGACATGTGGCCCAGGCCGGCGCCGATGTCCAGTATGCGCAACGGGCGGTCCGGCAGGGTTTCGGCCAGGTCGGCCTGCAGCACGGCGAGACGGATCGCACCTTTGGCGCCCCCGTAGATTTTTTCGGCGAAGCGAGTCGCCAATTGATCGAAATGACGGTCGCTCATCAACTGAACCGCCGTTCGCTGTCCGCGAGTTTGCTGCGTACCACTTCATTCATGTCCAACCCCAACTCGCTGCATAGCAGTAGTAGATACAGCACGATGTCGCCGACTTCCTGCCCGACATGAGCGAGCTTGTCCGCCGGCAACTCGCGCGACTGGGCTTCGGTCAGCCACTGGAAAA
This genomic stretch from Pseudomonas wuhanensis harbors:
- a CDS encoding DUF4136 domain-containing protein translates to MKSRSGLLVICLGLAACQGSNPYVATSNPLPPAPPQAATTFDRSAYPAPPRDYGRYRSWAWLNGRLPPGTAWADSEQVAEAVSNALDQRGLRPLHDNRPADLWVSADLHLETRLRQVQDDYGYGGGYYGGGYGGYNRYGSGYGMYNTVPVIRTYQVQVVVVRVDLFDASTGQPVWSASAETSSQGSQSERADAIREAVEKAMSAYPPS
- a CDS encoding response regulator transcription factor, with the protein product MNKRISAIKVLVVDDEPLIVEELCEFIERNGYRCVPCQSGKQAIERFNEYEDIGLVLCDLQLPDMDGIQLVQTLQQLSGKHRAFEAIMLTGRADKQDVIKALRAGFADYYQKPIDLAELLEGLQRQEVVLQERQKNLQLGHLSQKLQYLCESIDELYQDLDKVRRGPSSMPLSDSADGVSEVARVEMPAVFNQLSPRQLEVARLVGKGQTNYQIACELGITENTVKLYVSQVLRLTHMHNRTQVALALSPGNAGVRRLTAH
- a CDS encoding PAS domain-containing sensor histidine kinase, which produces MSSGDKLFGRLLNRQPPQPSNSADTPSVQRFGLQLHLNDEGRVIQLSGPLRHLLAQQMPGAQAPHLLDYLMPHSGLSVEGAPAEWQGQSLDLDFFSLGEQPLHLRGWVQPLGENWLLQLIDIGDLLLERRQARSREQCQLLAAQISEQLRLCSLTRLPEVLVEQLQGLAQRFQIPCIAMALLDEQAEGWLIHQHYAAFDAPGLWEIDQRLGTGLDSLNGSAPQQLIPSEHPRLQGIFGNAEGFAVPYHNALGVVAWLLCGFYPVQQRAPDLSERDWLQLTAALAGPLLERLREHQHHLQLERLESLQALLGTGWWEVFSDTAEVQLAPSLASTLNLANTRLPLHDWLEQIHPADREELTMRLQTLQDEGTPLLLCVRLHRPDAVQTSIWYRLQGQALGLGRNRRLVGFMLDISDIKNQQQNAAAAHARLDNLIASSPAVIYVQRYVEGALQPTFFSDSLLPLLGWSLADCAAGALVERVHPEDRDRYFERTRQLLREGSVRARYRLRDSRGDYHWLLDEAKLLRDDLGLPVEAVGLWLDVTEATLAAEKVKQSEERYRILVEDSPAMICRYLPDLTLTFGNRPLATYLECQPEQLPGVNLGSWMSPVQREAFLQRLSRLSPEFPVSTAQINLQLPGREHAWWVWSDRGVFDEQGRLLEIQAVGRDNTEVRRAQQQLTQSAKMATLGEMATGLAHEINQPLNVMRMAIVNVLKRLSNGDVQIDYLTDKLNRIDAQVQRAARVVDHMRVFGRRSEIEQHPFNPAQAIEGTLSLLSEGMRGKGVELRVSETGFEVQVRGYVDQLEQVLINLMVNARDALLSKREADREFKPWISVYAERDEYSVRLWVEDNGGGIDPRLLERIFEPFFTTKPVGIGTGLGLSVSYGIVENMGGKLSVRNSTEGARFCIELPIATDNQITSVARPE
- a CDS encoding MazG-like family protein yields the protein MNLVELTERLHAIRDRNDWRQFHSPKNLAMAASVEMSELVEIFQWLTEAQSRELPADKLAHVGQEVGDIVLYLLLLCSELGLDMNEVVRSKLADSERRFS
- a CDS encoding DUF6124 family protein codes for the protein MFKATPNPPETDNVSPYESADSKKFHDAANRALDHYLNPSALKSPVARKPSTMYMVAPDIKDEDLLAHTCESLAQASVMASDIAGYLEGPHRHTVMAIQQIVMLAELAVNRMLDNVAIPKTAQHS
- a CDS encoding TadE/TadG family type IV pilus assembly protein, which produces MKTGLPRKQKGAVAIEFALVFIIFFAVFYGLVSYSLPLLLMQSFNQSTAEAVRRSVALDPSTANYDTAVRNIATTELTRQLAWIPAALNFNVATDASATYTGGVLTVTINYPTSKLNQVLPFLVLPGIGSVPNLPATLTARSSLQF
- a CDS encoding DUF4136 domain-containing protein; this encodes MFRRLVLLAMAALLTACAANQVNHDFDASRDFAAYRSWSWKEPAVQYRPDDPRIKSDLTEQRIRQSVADQLDQRGLRPAAAGASSDLKVQAYLIVEDRQQQVTTHYGGGYGGPWYGYWGGPMYNETRNISYKVATIQVDLLDGKDGKLVWRGSDEQTLSRTPNPQDRSNTIRETVARILANYPPH
- a CDS encoding pilus assembly protein TadG-related protein gives rise to the protein MSPCLQFHSPARQRGAIGLMAVLALGMALVFLLLVVDSGRLYLEKRSLQRVADMAALEAATRNGDCATGATATAYATASANRNNFTLPDPTRSLTVACGALTLDANNLRVFTADPSSSEAIRVIVSHSIPQSFAGGIGAVFGGAPAGATLNLTATAVAALPPPLASLTIRTTALNIDSSKSDTLNGLFGGLLGGNLNLSVAGWNGLVNTNISLLSYLDRLKVDLGLSAAGYGQVLGASVAVSQLIQTAVNVLDPGGTLGATATIVGLQALKVAAGSTTVVLGNMLHVESGSDISTFATTVSVFNLIEGIVQLANKNNGLVATVPINLAGLAQITARVQVLEPPQLSAIGNPKNAALNPLGPNRIYVRTAQVRTLLSIDLPALDAIAALVNAAADLAGPLTNTLNALLNLDLVAVLNSLTCAIGVPCQTPDIMVLPGPIRLDVALDVASANSYVTAYSCISNTNKTLTTNTTTSLVNLKIGRIDAASMFGSNTTPPAVMVQPLKVIDIGIKTCRRLLFLPITCDPRVPGVGGGIDIVADTSVAANANISHIYSAPPATSLPEINQPPFYYSFTTSSIVSNLLDTPLNIHVDMYGPSGSLVSGLGAILSNVTTLLISAINSVLSPLLDSLINTLLLSLGIDLNKVDVGANLSCHSGRATLVI
- a CDS encoding methyltransferase domain-containing protein, translated to MSDRHFDQLATRFAEKIYGGAKGAIRLAVLQADLAETLPDRPLRILDIGAGLGHMSLWLAERGHQVTLAEPAEPMLEGARQRFAEAGQTATFIQAPWQDLLGQLTEPYDLVLCHAVLEWLAEPHAILPVLHQLTRPDGWLSLAFYNRDALIYRNLLKGHFRKMRKNDMAGEKQSLTPQQPLDPRELAAQLESMWQVETQSGVRVFYDYMPVEFQARVELPDLLEMELAHRRHPSFAGLGRYLHWICRPI
- a CDS encoding prepilin peptidase, with amino-acid sequence MQNFVLLIWLTLCAAQDVRERHIANGLTLGAGVLALTYLLWTGTTWLGAEAVQGGWALLLALAFTLPGYALKRLGAGDVKLMATLGLATDGMHLLGGFIGAGLASVFWLLLAPRLWLYMGQGLRDRLRYLGPGTSKKQPFAPFVLVGMLLTLVWMH